One region of Molothrus aeneus isolate 106 chromosome 1, BPBGC_Maene_1.0, whole genome shotgun sequence genomic DNA includes:
- the XIRP1 gene encoding xin actin-binding repeat-containing protein 1 isoform X1, whose product MEKAERLRPAQSFPSLCPSPRSNPELRAVLLRKAVSVSELVARYQRILNGEKNMSKQEHPKFMEARYPSQNNATPVGKNCALPRSHPCDMCSSKPMEGAPIPKIGAPARNFRGLLTSCDTPKTTPLCKSSPCAPLEAPSPKGPVRKREADHTSILTTIQPLSLETKPHRDPAFLSPLQSIQRKARWSPATTTGKESAAKEGKQSQDRQGIISAVPDTADDSATGRSYDRARSLLDPSGSTSLTLQQGRGRCSTLSVKELSALYLSQTAAAASTSLAQPSTVKDNSIHSPHREKKSKMSEAQKSSKVAIQKMEDDLPPPPAVGSVQVVAPGAQDLNALPVPPPKQAFSKFYQQRQVNELKRLYRHMHPELRKNLEEAVTEDLAEMLNTEDPNAQASVNLDKVLPGEVQSMRWIFENWALDSIGDHQATKKLTEEEIIPTGDVKSTSLRFESQSINGYNLSTSAKVLETDLARGDVRTARWLFETQPLDALNKLYSDETEVQEAVLREPVQGGDVKGAKQLFEAQSLDAIGRCSSVEEKSILQLKSEIQELKGDVKKTVRLFQTEPLCAIRDKSGTIHEIKSVCREEIQTNAVRTARWLFETQPLDTINKDTSKVQIIRGISLEEIGRPDVSGARWIFETQPLDAIREITVEEQDFQASTDFVTGADVTKQRLLFETQTLDSLKGEASESVVAKEQVIGGDVKSTLWLFETQPMETLKDNFEVGRLKKVELSAEEKGDVKQRKHVFETCPLGSISKAFEEEIPATSMEEVVKGDVKSFKTLFETLPLDSIKQADAEPATKEEEEKIPAGNVKANQILFETTPLYAIKDSFGNFHEVTSVSREQIISGDVKNYKWMFETRPLDQFDESIKKVDIIRGITKQEVVAGDVRTAKWLFETQPMDVIHLQATEGEKHPSVKREISQKGDVKTCRWLFETQPMHTLYEKAERKQEEDGSVPQADVKSYTWMFETQPLDSLKGQEEQYLQVSKAYSQEELQGVDVKTVRHLFETEPLGSSAVSEADRKKTMRYSSRVEFQSGEVSRVKEFFEAKPLDTATKPKSQKDAGTIEAGSVHKFTWLFENYPMDTLKDNSEGIQEIPPEKDAKGGDVGGKRFVFETYSLDQIHDKVDETELQKIQKDTMSKANVKSCTMLFESQPLYAIQDKEGGYHEVTSVQKEEIMKGDMKGARWLFETKPLDQIKKEEEVFVIRAVTQEDIKKGDVQTARWRFETEPLDSFSGGKLSVPRTVDDVQKGDVQSNKQLFESQQVGQKKYVRMVSVSDVQRGDVRTSTWLFENHPVDSLYGDAERSSSMSTVQREDSQKGDVKRCTWLFETQPMDTLKDTEVTASAGAQEEIPRADVKSTTWLFESTPLDKFGASEGSIEIEQKERTMKETLETLCTCQAIKHDGILIEANDMESVKMVKYQLSSPGAPEILKEEIVGGHLQRIMLQLLHRTNVEAQSMLVEEDREGKIKVSPLQLLDQSEAVKGKEDLSGDVAKALQGLLSQDASIKKGMVLQETKSGSLKMTLYSLQFHSVQQKVVKGDVKSTIGNLLASSQEQKAAATIKREDNEKGNVQLFASCIEKGDLSYLKNLQQESEIQSLISSQAEEEAADESGPRVVQGANIHVLTNKEQMEKVIAGGEPGAMEGAKKGFVCESVGREGVLEREAVHAAGVAGTTVQCLGKPLPTAMGKEEVLSGGLKVTTKSIQRVADASKKAEKEDATTAPLKEPRSMIQGTFPTQVTAQRAEVDGKQQSVVPGEASQTQTEEKALGTDLQAAMQSLRLATAEAKNIQHHVQSKFQRNREEVHTACRQQTVSSQGTMTLQSTVHQQDSSSTKQESSSTATRTTTTRVQEASKTHTSMSQKSIASHKKVSASEEVQGRQLLSQEIQVVPSRDFSIKDGLYTATPVKTYVNPCVESDYKEQSEQEERDVGVRGDVQTAIRALQSAATEQRLVEKEDVVRGNLKATLQSLEKSNVNVSRGDFKAAMIYRNAGQSYSVCKKKNETQLASKETAVVASGSQADNDFPPPPSVAVMKAEHCPPSTKAAREGALPLPTSKDEAPGCSALLQTPLPSLPSLSCKPSDQSPAEKPRTPPKPETTVSPKKKPVPPPKPEHLLHEPHSASANYSTSRSTKPIPPPLPPKPSGLRDINKPRPSPIELGLSCMEVLEQSGYEEVQTKCCNSETSVKKSVTVQGINPERKMPKYTAKTPLQIAEERYKASKAGQGKVEPDSAKTSKPMKNGVVGFEVKQGMMSDKAAAPRRCPGEVTQRQTELCREEKGCSSLSPPACPGRAQAQDVPGQTEPSTSSVGHNSPPKRGDGTAQNASSKVERESVSNSYGSWDSQRVVQQVHERRQTSHSMSFHQQSMNSSFEEHQQGNSRQLKCPDREAETPAQEKPVVVMREKKMRETEDERRKRLSVHKEEIMKGNVKEAMEIFENLRRQEQLQEILTRVREFEEETSKVDVKALKSFFEKVPEWVVQQKAKHQDKAGAKGDADSVSSVDLVFEDLERASAEILHLKEQTLARIQDIEEAIKKAIYSVSNLKSESDIAGLSGLFKESLGSTQSSVSSSNIRKISIVSSKARQEEVMLETGEAASVESAKVAEKTEAARAELEVPRLVQSRVSSPSSPSYISIESAARKPAESPRTAHSPRDGPSPDCLDSPGKREASAQNSFSSYNHPSAGSAGHDTKPSEKRSDPVQTKAGLSSMKQHTLGNANHPTSDKEKGSLDTSKDSCHCGMKGSFSEYRSLNTPSPQNPRRQKSILELQTGPDGSKLYGATRTVMEQYEEMDQFGNKIITSSTTVTKQSETQTSSKRDVGSHPQYEVSASPVFHRYLKSPGEDFHTNGSFQEPGVVFVTFGNSKPKK is encoded by the exons ATGATCGGGCACGGTCGCTTTTAGACCCATCAGGCAGCACCAGCCTCACACTTCAGCAAGGACGAGGGAGGTGCTCTACACTCTCTGTGAAGGAGCTGTCGGCTCTGTATCTCTCGcagacagctgctgctgccagcaccagcctCGCACAGCCG AGTACTGTGAAGGACAACTCCATTCACTCTCcccacagagagaaaaaaagcaag ATGTCAGAGGCTCAGAAATCATCTAAAGTTGCCATCCAGAAAATGGAAGATGACTTGCCTCCCCCTCCAGCCGTTGGCTCAGTCCAGGTCGTTGCTCCAGGGGCTCAGGATCTCAatgccctccctgtgcctcctcCAAAGCAAGCCTTCTCCAAGTTCTACCAGCAGCGCCAGGTGAACGAGCTGAAGAGGCTCTACAGGCACATGCACCCCGAGCTCAGGAAGAACCTGGAAGAAGCTGTGACTGAGGACCTGGCAGAAATGCTTAACACCGAGGATCCCAATGCACAGGCCTCCGTGAACCTGGATAAAGTTCTCCCGGGAGAGGTTCAGTCCATGCGCTGGATTTTTGAGAACTGGGCACTTGACTCCATTGGGGACCATCAAGCCACGAAGAAGCTGACAGAAGAAGAGATCATTCCCACTGGGGATGTGAAAAGCACTTCCCTGAGGTTTGAAAGCCAGTCCATAAATGGATACAACCTGTCAACATCAGCCAAGGTGTTGGAAACAGACCTTGCCAGAGGGGATGTCCGCACTGCCCGGTGGCTCTTTGAAACCCAACCACTGGATGCATTAAATAAACTGTATTCAGATGAAACTGAGGTGCAGGAGGCAGTTCTCAGGGAGCCTGTCCAGGGAGGTGATGTGAAAGGCGCCAAACAGCTCTTTGAAGCACAGTCCTTGGATGCCATAGGACGCTGCTCCTCAGTGGAGGAGAAGAGCATCCTACAGCTCAAGTCAGAAATCCAGGAGCTGAAAGGCGATGTTAAGAAGACTGTCAGGCTCTTCCAAACAGAGCCCCTCTGTGCCATCAGAGACAAAAGTGGGACTATCCATGAAATCAAGTCCGTCTGCCGAGAAGAAATTCAGACCAATGCGGTCCGGACAGCTCGCTGGCTCTTTGAGACCCAGCCCCTGGATACCATCAACAAGGACACTTCCAAAGTGCAGATAATCCGTGGGATTTCACTGGAAGAAATTGGAAGGCCAGATGTCAGTGGAGCAAGGTGGATATTTGAAACTCAGCCTCTGGATGCCATCAGAGAAATCACAGTTGAGGAACAGGACTTCCAGGCTTCGACAGATTTTGTCACAGGCGCGGATGTCACTAAACAACGATTGCTCTTTGAGACCCAGACTCTTGACTCCCTGAAAGGAGAAGCTTCAGAAAGTGTTGTAGCCAAAGAGCAAGTCATTGGAGGTGATGTGAAGTCTACACTCTGGCTCTTCGAAACGCAGCCAATGGAAACCCTGAAAGACAATTTTGAGGTGGGACGTTTGAAGAAAGTAGAGCTTtcagcagaggagaagggagatgtgaagcaaagaaaacatgtCTTTGAGACCTGTCCCCTTGGCAGTATCTCCAAGGCatttgaggaagaaattccAGCCACCAGCATGGAAGAGGTAGTGAAAGGGGATGTGAAATCTTTCAAGACCCTGTTTGAGACTCTTCCCTTAGACAGCATTAAGCAGGCTGATGCTGAGCCCGCCAccaaagaagaggaggagaagattCCAGCTGGCAACGTCAAAGCCAACCAAATCCTGTTTGAGACAACACCCCTGTATGCCATCAAGGATAGCTTTGGCAATTTCCACGAAGTCACCTCTGTAAGCAGAGAGCAGATCATCAGCGGTGACGTCAAGAACTACAAGTGGATGTTTGAAACCAGGCCCCTGGACCAGTTTGATGAAAGCATCAAGAAAGTGGATATAATACGGGGGATCACAAAGCAAGAGGTGGTGGCTGGTGATGTCAGGACAGCCAAGTGGCTCTTTGAAACTCAGCCCATGGATGTCATTCATCTCCAAGCCACGGAAGGGGAGAAGCATCCCTCGGTGAAGAGGGAGATCTCCCAGAAGGGGGATGTGAAGACCTGCCGGTGGCTGTTTGAGACCCAGCCCATGCACACCCTGTACGAGAAGGCTgagaggaagcaggaggaggatggcAGCGTGCCCCAAGCTGACGTGAAGTCCTACACGTGGATGTTTGAGACTCAGCCCCTGGACTCCCTGAAAGGCCAGGAGGAGCAGTATTTGCAAGTCAGCAAGGCCTACAGTCAGGAGGAATTGCAGGGAGTGGATGTCAAAACTGTCCGGCACCTGTTTGAGACTGAACCCTTGGGCAGCAGCGCTGTCAGCGAagctgacaggaaaaaaaccatgcGGTATTCCAGCCGTGTGGAGTTCCAGTCTGGGGAAGTGTCCAGAGTGAAAGAGTTCTTTGAAGCCAAGCCCTTGGACACAGCCACAAAGCCAAAATCCCAGAAGGATGCTGGAACAATTGAAGCTGGGTCTGTGCACAAGTTCACGTGGCTCTTTGAGAACTACCCCATGGACACCCTGAAGGACAACTCTGAGGGCAtccaggaaattcctcctgaaaaGGATGCCAAGGGGGGAGATGTTGGGGGAAAAAGGTTTGTATTTGAGACCTATTCCCTTGACCAAATCCATGACAAAGTGGATGAGACAGAACTCCAGAAGATCCAGAAAGACACCATGAGCAAAGCTAACGTCAAGTCCTGCACAATGCTCTTTGAAAGCCAACCTTTATACGCTATCCAGGACAAAGAGGGGGGATACCATGAGGTCACTTCAgtgcagaaagaagaaatcatgaaaggtgacatgaaaggTGCCCGGTGGTTGTTTGAAACTAAGCCCCTGGATCAGAtcaagaaggaagaagaggtgTTTGTGATTAGGGCTGTCACCCAAGAGGACATCAAGAAGGGAGATGTCCAGACTGCACGGTGGAGGTTTGAGACAGAGCCTCTTGACTCCTTCTCAGGGGGAAAGCTGTCTGTGCCCAGAACAGTGGATGATGTGCAGAAGGGAGACGTTCAGTCCAACAAGCAGCTCTTTGAGTCCCAGCAAGTGGGCCAGAAGAAGTACGTGAGGATGGTGAGCGTCAGTGACGTGCAGCGGGGTGATGTGAGGACATCCACTTGGCTCTTTGAGAACCATCCCGTGGACTCCCTGTACGGGGACGCAGAGAGAAGCTCATCCATGAGCACAGTGCAGAGAGAGGACAGCCAGAAAGGGGATGTAAAACGCTGCACCTGGTTGTTTGAAACCCAGCCCATGGACACCCTTAAGGACACAGAGGTGACGGCCAGCGCTGGGGCCCAAGAAGAGATCCCTCGTGCAGATGTGAAAAGCACAACGTGGCTCTTTGAGAGCACGCCCCTAGATAAATTTGGTGCTTCTGAAGGTAGCATAGAAAtagaacagaaagaaagaaccaTGAAGGAGACTTTAGAGACTCTCTGCACATGCCAGGCTATCAAGCATGATGGGATCCTCATTGAAGCTAATGATATGGAGAGTGTGAAGATGGTGAAGTACCAGCtcagcagcccaggagcaccAGAGATCCTGAAAGAGGAGATTGTGGGAGGCCACTTGCAAAGGATtatgctgcagctcctgcacaggacCAATGTGGAAGCACAGAGCATGCTGGTGGAGGAGGACAGAGAGGGCAAGATCAAAGTAAGCCCATTGCAACTGCTGGACCAGAGTGAAGCTGTTAAAGGCAAAGAGGACTTGAGCGGAGATGTAGCCAAGGCCTTGCAGGGTCTCCTCAGTCAAGATGCTTCCATCAAAAAGGGGATGGTCCTACAAGAGACAAAGTCAGGATCACTGAAGATGACTCTCTACTCCCTCCAGTTCCATTCTGTCCAGCAGAAAGTCGTCAAGGGGGATGTGAAGTCAACAATTGGGAACTTGTTGGCTTCTTCTCaggagcagaaagcagcagccaccaTCAAGCGCGAGGACAACGAGAAGGGAAATGTCCAACTTTTTGCGAGCTGCATTGAGAAGGGAGACCTCAGCTATCTGAAGAATCTCCAGCAGGAGTCAGAGATACAATCCCTCATCTCTTCCCAAGCAGAGGAGGAGGCGGCAGATGAGAGCGGCCCGCGGGTTGTGCAGGGGGCTAACATACATGTCTTGACAAATAAAGAACAAATGGAGAAAGTAATTGCAGGAGGCGAGCCAGGGGCTATGGAGGGAGCAAAAAAGGGATTTGTATGTGAAAGCGTGGGCAGAGAGGGTGTGTTAGAGAGAGAGGCTGTGCATGCAGCAGGTGTGGCAGGCACCACTGTGCAATGTCTTGGGAagcccctgcccacagcaatGGGAAAGGAAGAAGTTCTGTCCGGAGGGCTTAAGGTGACTACAAAGTCAATCCAAAGGGTTGCAGATGCCAGCAAGAAGGCAGAGAAAGAAGATGCCACCACTGCCCCTTTGAAGGAACCAAGATCTATGATACAAGGCACATTTCCAACACAAGTGACAGCTCAGAGGGCAGAAGTGGATGGCAAACAGCAGAGTGTGGTGCCTGGCGAAGCCAGCCAGACTCAGacagaagaaaaggctctgggGACTGATCTCCAGGCTGCAATGCAAAGCCTGAGGCTGGcaacagcagaagcaaaaaaCATTCAGCACCACGTTCAGAGCAAGTTCCAGAGGAACAGGGAGGAGGTCCAcacagcctgcaggcagcagacaGTCAGCTCACAGGGGACCATGACCCTTCAATCGACCGTACACCAGCAGGACTCCTCATCCACcaagcaggagagcagcagcactgccaccagGACCACCACCACTAGAGTCCAGGAGGCATCCAAGACCCACACAAGCATGTCCCAGAAGAGCATAGCATCACACAAAAAGGTCAGTGCTTCTGAGGAAGTACAGGGACGACAACTATTGAGCCAGGAAATCCAAGTTGTGCCCAGTAGAGATTTTAGCATTAAGGATGGCCTTTATACTGCCACACCCGTGAAAACCTATGTAAACCCTTGTGTTGAGTCTGATTACAAAGAGCAATCAGAGCAAGAAGAAAGAGATGTTGGTGTCAGAGGGGATGTGCAGACAgctatcagagcactgcaaagtGCCGCCACAGAACAGCGCCTGGTAGAAAAGGAGGATGTTGTCCGAGGTAATTTAAAAGCCACACTTCAGTCGCTGGAAAAGTCTAATGTTAATGTCTCCAGAGGGGATTTTAAAGCTGCTATGATATACAGAAATGCAGGGCAGTCCTATTCTGtgtgtaaaaagaaaaatgagactCAACTCGCTAGTAAGGAGACTGCTGTAGTGGCTTCAGGGTCACAGGCTGATAATgactttcctcctcctccctcagtTGCTGTGATGAAAGCAGAGCATTGCCCACCCTCAACTAAAGCAGCAAGAGAAGGTGCCCTTCCATTACCCACCAGCAAAGATGAAGCCCCAGGATGTTCTGCACTACTCCAGAcccctcttccttctctcccttctctgtCCTGTAAACCCAGTGACCAGAGTCCTGCAGAGAAGCCCAGGACTCCTCCAAAACCAGAAACTACTGTCTCACCCAAGAAAAAACCTGTTCCCCCTCCAAAACCTGAGCACCTCTTACATGAGCCTCATTCTGCCTCTGCAAATTACAGCACAAGCAGATCAACAAAACCCATTCCTCCACCCCTGCCTCCAAAACCCTCAGGCCTGAGGGATATCAACAAGCCAAGGCCTTCCCCCATAGAGCTGGGATTAAGCTGCATGGAAGTTCTTGAACAATCAGGCTATGAGGAGGTTCAAACAAAATGCTGCAATTCAGAGACATCTGTGAAGAAGTCTGTCACAGTTCAGGGTATAAACCCTGAGAGAAAGATGCCAAAATACACTGCCAAAACCCCTCTCCAAATAGCAGAAGAAAGGTACAAGGCCAGCAAAGCAGGACAAGGAAAAGTAGAACCAGACAGTGCTAAGACCTCAAAGCCAATGAAAAATGGAGTGGTTGGTTTTGAAGTCAAGCAGGGAATGATGAGTGATAaagcagctgctccaaggagatgCCCAGGCGAGGTGACTCAAAGGCAGACAGAGCTGTGCCGAGAGGAGAAGGGGTGCTCCTCGCTGTcacctccagcctgccctggcagagcacaggcacaggatGTGCCGGGACAAACTGAGCCAAGCACCTCCTCTGTGGGTCACAACAGCCCTCCAAAAAGAGGAGATGGCACTGCACAAAATGCCTCATCCAAGGTGGAAAGGGAAAGTGTGTCTAATTCTTATGGATCGTGGGATAGTCAGAGAGTCGTGCAGCAGGTGCATGAGAGGAGGCAAACGTCTCATTCAATGTCCTTCCATCAGCAGTCAATGAACTCCTCCTTTGAGGAGCACCAGCAGGGAAACAGCAGGCAACTGAAATGTCCTGACAGGGAGGCAGAGACACCTGCCCAGGAGAAGCCAGTGGTTgttatgagagaaaaaaaaatgagagaaacagAAGATGAGCGTCGGAAAAGGTTGTCAGTACACAAGGAGGAGATCATGAAAGGCAATGTCAAGGAGGCTATGGAGATCTTTGAGAACCTCAGGAGACAGGAGCAGCTGCAAGAGATCTTGACCCGAGTGAGGGAGTTTGAGGAGGAGACAAGCAAAGTGGATGTGAAAGCTCTCAAGAGCTTCTTTGAGAAGGTCCCTGAGTGGGTTGTGCAGCAGAAGGCCAAGCACCAGGACAAGGCTGGGGCAAAGGGGGACGCTGACAGTGTCTCCTCAGTGGATCTGGTTTTTGAGGACCTGGAGCGAGCAAGTGCTGAGATTCTGCACCTGAAGGAGCAGACACTCGCCCGCATCCAGGACATCGAGGAGGCCATCAAGAAAGCTATTTATTCCGTTTCCAATCTCAAGTCTGAGTCAGACATTGCTGGGCTCTCAGGGCTGTTCAAGGAGTCTCTGGGGAGCACCCAAAGCTCCGTGAGCAGCAGCAATATCCGTAAGATCAGCATTGTTTCAAGCAAAGCCAGGCAAGAGGAAGTCATGCTGGAGACAGGGGAAGCAGCATCTGTGGAAAGTGCAAAGGTGGCAGAAAAGAcagaggcagccagggcagagctggaggtcCCCCGCCTTGTTCAGTCCCGAGTCAGCTCTCCCTCCTCACCTTCCTACATCTCCATCGAGTCTGCTGCCAGGAAACCAGCAGAATCACCCAGGACAGCACATTCCCCCCGGGATGGCCCCTCACCAGACTGTCTTGACTCTCCAGGAAAGAGGGAGGCTTCTGCTCAGAACAGCTTCAGCTCCTATAACCACCCCTCAGCAGGGTCTGCTGGGCACGACACGAAACCCTCAGAGAAGAGATCAGACCCTGTCCAAACAaaagctgggctgagctccatGAAACAGCACACACTTGGCAACGCCAACCATCCAACCAGTGACAAAGAGAAGGGTTCTCTGGACACCTCCAAGGACAGCTGCCACTGTGGGATGAAAGGCAGCTTTTCAGAATACCGCTCcctgaacacccccagcccaCAAAATCCACGGAGGCAGAAAAGCATCTTGGAGCTGCAGACAGGGCCTGACGGGTCCAAGCTCTACGGAGCCACCCGGACTGTCATGGAGCAGTATGAGGAAATGGACCAGTTTGGAAACAAAATCATCACTTCCTCCACCACAGTCACCAAGCAATCCGAGACACAAACGTCCTCCAAGCGTGATGTGGGGTCTCACCCCCAGTATGAGGTCTCTGCCTCACCTGTGTTTCACAGGTACTTGAAGAGCCCAGGTGAAGACTTCCACACCAATGGGAGTTTTCAGGAGCCAGGAGTGGTCTTTGTCACCTTTGGCAACTCCAAGCCAAAGAAATAG